A genomic region of Erythrobacter sp. SCSIO 43205 contains the following coding sequences:
- a CDS encoding DUF2059 domain-containing protein, with product MKRFLFAAASGLSLIAAPVTALAQNSGEPSAQQLEAMGDMFAGMFTSEPLTDEQEARLPAAKALIDVMMPEGFYADMMSEMMSSTMGPLLDMMGGAGAAEMVIGSRVMVDPQVTASLSDAEKAELAGLLDPSFGERGTIMQDMLNDIMLEAAVLIEPGFKEGMAKAYAIRFDDAQLADIAAFFATPTGKLYAQENIKLMADPQVMSASMQAMPAMMQQFGDMGAQMEAAMAALPPERDVSDLSAEQRSRMAQILGVDEATLGDVVTPVAPVTIQGE from the coding sequence ATGAAACGTTTCCTTTTTGCCGCTGCGTCCGGACTTTCGCTGATTGCCGCCCCTGTGACCGCTCTGGCTCAAAATTCGGGCGAACCAAGTGCACAGCAGCTTGAAGCGATGGGCGATATGTTCGCAGGGATGTTCACTTCCGAACCCCTGACCGACGAACAAGAGGCGCGTCTGCCCGCAGCAAAAGCGTTGATCGACGTGATGATGCCCGAAGGCTTCTACGCCGACATGATGAGCGAAATGATGTCGAGCACCATGGGGCCGCTGCTTGATATGATGGGCGGAGCGGGCGCTGCTGAGATGGTGATCGGCAGCCGCGTGATGGTGGACCCGCAAGTTACCGCCTCGCTTTCCGATGCGGAAAAGGCCGAGCTTGCAGGATTGCTTGACCCGTCATTTGGAGAACGCGGCACCATCATGCAGGACATGTTGAATGACATCATGCTTGAGGCAGCGGTCTTGATCGAACCGGGCTTTAAGGAAGGCATGGCCAAAGCTTATGCAATCCGGTTCGATGATGCGCAGCTTGCCGACATTGCCGCTTTCTTCGCAACGCCCACAGGCAAACTCTATGCTCAGGAAAACATCAAGCTGATGGCTGACCCGCAAGTCATGTCAGCAAGTATGCAAGCGATGCCTGCGATGATGCAGCAATTCGGCGATATGGGTGCGCAAATGGAGGCAGCGATGGCGGCCCTCCCGCCGGAGCGCGATGTCAGTGATTTGAGTGCAGAGCAGCGCAGCCGCATGGCGCAGATATTGGGAGTGGATGAAGCCACTCTTGGCGATGTTGTGACCCCAGTTGCGCCGGTCACGATCCAAGGCGAGTGA